The Pirellulales bacterium genome segment CGAGAGATTGACCGTGGTAATGGGATTGCGGTAGGCGTTGCGATTTTGATACACCCACTGGAGCGCGCTTTCGACCCAACTAAAGTAGCCGTTGCCATCGTCGTCAAAAACTCGCAAGGACACCAGATCGACATTATCCGCCACGCCGGGAGAGTTGGCGTCGGAACTGCCGACGATACCGGCGACATGCGTTCCGTGGGATCCCGCCGGGCCGTCATCATACGGATTGGCGTCATTTTCGGCAAAGTCCCAGCCCCCCACCACGCGAAAATTCGTGCCGTATCCACCCCCCAGGGCCGGATGATCGGCGGCGATGCCGCTATCGATAACGGCGACAGTCTGACCGCGCCCCGATAGTCCGTAGTTGGTTTGGACGGCGCTCCAACCGGTGAGATTGTGGGCGGCGGTCGTGGCCTGGGGGTTGAGCGTGATTTGCGGCGCTGGGGCGGGGGTGGTGCCGGTGGAATTGCCGACGACCGTGGAATTTTGCGAGATAAAGTGATTGAGCTGAAAATCGGGCTTGCCAAACGCGTAATACGCCATCATTTGGCGATCTTCGCAGCGTTCGATCATCGTATGGCGAAAGGGAATCTTTCGCGCGTTTGTGCGACGCATAGTGACGTTACCCGGGAATCGTCCCGTGCGGGGCCAAAGCGCCGCACCAAGCAGGGGGTAAAAACCAGCGATAATGCCGATCTGCCCCGGTGACAGTTAATCAGTAACTGTGACGATCTCGATAAAAAAGGACGAGTCAATAATCCCTGGTCGTTCGAGAGGGTAACGACCGCATTTGGGAAAGCAAAAATCCAGAACACAGGGGATGCGTCACGGAAATCGCTTTTGGGAAAGAACTTTCCCTTCCACAATACAACCTAGATTATTTTTTCACGCCTAGCTACGGGGAAGGAGGAAAGTTTTTCGTAAACCGCAGCTTGCGAACAATCGAAATAATCCCATCCGTGGGGGGATGGCCAGTCCGATATGCCTGAACAACCCGTTTTTGTCCCCAAAAACAGAGGTTTTCAGGACAAATTGTTAGTTCCTACCCGACTATTCCCGGTTTAGTCGCGCCCCCGAATATCAGGGGGCATTTTTGTGCTAAACTTGCGGACACCCTCTCGGACCGACGGGACGGGGCTAACTCATTACAACCCCTACGATTGATACCATTTAACAGTTCAGTCCCAGTTTTTGTTTTTAGGGCTCTGGGCCGTTTTATCAAAAGGATAAGATTCTGATGCGTTTTAGCCTTGTGACCGGGGGGGCGGGATTTATTGGTTCGCACTTGGTAGAGGCGCTGGTTCGGCGTGGTGACCGGGTCCGCGTGCTTGACAATCTTTCCACCGGCAAGCTGGAAAACCTACGACACTTGCAGGCCGAAATCGAACTGATCGAAGGGGATTTGTGCGATCCCACGGCGGTCCAACGGGCTGTAACTGGTGTGGAAACAATCTTTCATCAGGCGGCCCTGGCCAGCGTACAGCGAAGCGTGGAAAAACCGCTGGACACCCATGCCGCCTGTGTCACCGGGACGGTGCAATTGATCGACTCTGCCCGGCGCGCGGGGGTGCGGCGGATCGTGTATGCCGCGTCGAGTAGCGCTTATGGCAATCTGCCGGCGGCTTCCAAGCGGGAAACCGATCTCCCCGCCCCTATTTCTCCCTATGGAGCGGCAAAATACGCGGCGGAGCAGTATTTAATGGCGTTTGCCGCTATGGGCGAGATAGAAGCCGTGGCGCTACGCTATTTTAACGTGTTTGGCCCCCGGCAGGATCCGCATAGCGAGTATTCGGCGGTTATCCCCCGCTTTATCACCGCCATGCTCAATCAGATCCCCCCAACCGTTTACGGCGACGGCGAGCAGTCGCGGGATTTTACCTTTGTGGAAAATGTCGTCCGGGGAAATTTGCTGGCCGCGGACGCACCGGCGGCCAATGGCAAAGTGCTGAATTTGGCCGCAGGACACAAAGTAAGCTTGCTGGAGCTTATTGCTCATCTTAATACACTGTTGGGGACGAATATTCAACCCCGGCATGAACCGGCCCGGGTGGGCGATGTGCGTGAAAGCATGGCGGATATCACCCTCGCCCGGCAAATCTTGGAGTACGCTCCCACGGTGGGGTTTTTGGAGGGCTTGCGCCGGTCAATAGAATATTATGTGGGCCTGGTGCGAATAGGATAGCCCGCCGAATGTAGCCCGCACACTCCGTGTGCGGAAAGGCAAGCGATGCTGTGGGATCATCGATCCGTGTGTCCGCTGTATTAATTGTATCCTCTCTCGGAGTGAGACGAGGACAATGTAGCCCGCCGAATGTAGCCCGCACACTCCGTGTGCGGAAAAGCAAGCGATGCCGTAGGATCATTGATCCGTGTGCTCATTTTCCAGCACACTCTCAACACACTTGCATCCTCGTCCGCCGATATCATCGGCGGCTTTGTATCCTCTCACGGAGTGAAAGGAGGACAATGTAGCCCGCCGAATGTAGCCCGCACACTCCGTGTGAGGAAAAGCTAGAGGTGCCGTGGGATCATCGAGCCGCGTGCTCACCATCCACCATCCACTCTCCATCACCCACTTACCGCTGATACAGACCCGAGAGAATCTGGCCGGGGCTAGGGGGAGCCACGCCCTGGCTCAACTTTTGGGCGGATAACGCCCGGTTCTTGGCCGCGTCGGCGTTTTTAGGGTCCAGCCGCAAGGCGGTGTCAAACGAAGCGATCGCCTGGGCATGGCGGTCTTGGCGAGCCAGGGCCACTCCGCGTAAAAAGTAAATCCGGGCATCGGCGGGATTCAACCGAATCGCCCCATGAAAGTCCAGCACGGCCGGAGTGAACTCATCCAGGGATAAATAAGCCAAACCGCGGTTCACATGCGCGGGGATGTACTTATTGTTGAATTTGATCGATTGGGAATACGATTGAATGGCCAACCGTGGCAGGCCTAACTCCATATAGCTGAGGCCCTTCCACAATTCGGGGCGCGGATCGGCATAAATCAGCCCCGCCGCCTCTTCAAAATCCAAAATCGCCACAGCGTATTCTTTATTGTGATACCAAGCCACCCCGCGATTCAAATACAAGTCGCCATTCTCCGGGGCCAGTTCGATCCCTTTAGTATAGGCGGCAATTGCTTCGTTATACTGCTGCAGCATGCGGTGGCTTAGCCCTTTGACCAGCCAGTATCCCGGATCAGCCTTTTGCGCATCATCCACTTTATCCAACGTGTCCAGGACTTCTTGATACTTTTCCGCCCGGTAAAGTTCCATCACACGCTGTGCCTCGGCTTGAAGTTGATCGGCATTGCCTGTTCCTGGCAGGGTTTCGGTACCGGGCGAGGTGTCTTGAATCGACTCCGGCAGGCCGGGCAATGTCCCTATGCCACTCGCGGGAGCCGCCGACTCCGCCGCGGGAGCTGAATCCAGGGGATTTGTCAGGGGGTTGGTAACCGTGCTATTTGCAGGATTTCCCGGACCGGCGGATTCCAGGGGATTGGTGGCGGGGTTGGTGTTATTGGGGTTTGTTGCCGGATTGCTGGTCTGAGAACCAAGATTTCCCGAGGGAACGCCGTTGTTGGTGGTTGTTTTGCCGGATACCCCCGTTTGAGGAGGTGCCGCCTGTTGAGATGTGGCCCCCGGCACGTCGCCCGGCCTGGCGGTTGACAAATTATTTTGAGTATTTCCCGCGGGGCCAGCCTCCGAGTTTTCAAAGGGATTGTTCATCGGCTGCAACGCCAATACCGTCCCACTGACCCATAGCCCCGCCAACATCGCCAAAAATAAACGATTCCCCACGGAATTCTTTCGCGTCAACCAAGCCATGGAAGTGTTCCTTGTGCCCTATGCGTTGAATTTGCCCACGTTGCGCAGCACTATTTCCCCAAATGAGCGGGAAATCGCACCATCAAGCGACTGCAAGTAATTATGGGTTGAATTTTTCCACGAAATGCCACTGTGGGGCATTGCGGCGGACAAACTCAACCGTTCCCAAGGTGGCATAATCCCTAAGGGCGGCATCATCCCCATAACTCCTATCCTACGCGATGAACTAAACCGTGGTTTGCGCTGGGGTGAGAGCCCGTTGAAGCTGTTGGCGGATTTCCCCTTCAATCTGGCTCTGAAAGAAATAGGCGGCTAGGGGAATCTGACCGGTCACATGGACCTCTTTTGGTTCCACCTGGAGCTGGCCGGAAATATCAAAACCCATCGCTTTAAACGAGATTTCTAATAGATTGCCAACCCAGGTGTGTTGAACGCCGCTCAATCTGTCCGACGAGCGAGCCAACGTTTGAGTTACCAGGTTTTGCATGGAGCGGAGGGCCGCAGGTTGATCCAACGTGTGGGGGACAGTTACCGAGATTTTTGGCATGGTAGGGGAGAATTGCGAGGGAATTGGCAAATAGTCGGTTTTTCAAAGTTTTGGATCAGAAATAGCATTTCATGGGCCAAAAACAATCATTTGTGATAATGTAACAAAAACCGCTGGCTGAAACATGGATTTTGGGTCAAAGGTATTATTGCCTAGAAAATAACTACCAGATTTTAACCCCGCTACGGACAATCACCCCACGAATGTTTGCCCATTTTAACATTTTCCATGCTGTACTCCCCCGCACGCGCAGAAGTTGGCTGGGGACCTGGCTGGTGGCCGGGCTGTCCAGTTTGCTGGGAAGTGCCTGGATGGCTTGGTCCGTATGGTGGGTGCCGCTGGACCCGGCGACGGCCACTCCTCCGCAGTTGGTACGCTGGCTTTGCACTCATTTGGCGGTGGAGCAACCAACCAACTGGCAAGAATCGCTTTATCTTCGTTGCGAACGGGAAGTCTTGTCCCCAGATTCCAGCATTGATTGGCAGGAATTGGCCGCCGCCCTGCAAGCCCTCACGCCAGCACAGAAAAAATGCTGGACAGAAAACTTGGATTGGTTGGGGGGGACTTGGTTTCGCCGTGAAGGGGCGGAATATTTGGCCCTTCCCGCACAAGAAAAAGGAGCAAATTTACGCCAGCAAATTAGCGGCTGGTGTGACTGTGAGCTGAAATATTTGACAAAGGTTTATCAGATAAGCCAACCCGCCCAGCCGTCAGTCCCCCCGGCAGAGCCGTCCCCAGCCAGTAATAAACGGGCAGGGCTATCGTTTCCTTTGGCAAGTCTGGAAAAATCCCCTCCAGCGGGGCCTCCCTCGGCACTGTTGCTCATTCAACAAGTGATCGAACGTTGGATCAAGTCCGCGCCGCCGGGGGAGCAAAAGGGATTGCGCGAATTTTGGGGGGCGGTCCAATGGCAGTTTCTTACCCAGCCCCAATTGTGGAACAAACTGCCAATTTCCCCCATCAACCCCGCAAAAAGTTAGTTATCTTCCGATTGATAATGCAAACGGTCTGCTGGATGCCAGAGAGGGAGTCCGCTTTCCAATCGCTCGGCCAGAATGGCCAGTTTTTCGTCTGATCCGGGTAAAGCACGGGTTGCCGCATAATCATTGGCCTGCACCGCTTGAGGCTCATAATCCCAATAACCCATCTGAATGGCTTCTAGCACCGACAACGGCATGGCTGCCTCCCACCGCAGGAAAAGAACTATGAAAAAAGCATGGAACAGAGATCGTCGCAGGAGTAGAGAAAATCCAGGAAGAGCAGTACGAGCAATCTCAACCGATGTAGTTGGCAGTATTGGAATTTTTTTGGTGTGCGTCAAGAATTGGGAAACATAATTTTCACATAATCTAAACAACTCTTGATGAGCAGCGAAAAACTTTTTTTAGTGAATTCTTACAGTAATTCACTGCATGTTTATCATGTGTAGAATTACTACTGAAAAATACCCGCGAAAAATGACTAAATCGAATTCCAGTTTGTACCGCTGCCTAATTCTTTAGCAGAGGTGCTTATTTTTAGAGGTTGTTTTAAGATTTGTTGATACAATTAACACTTTCTAGAAAATTTATAAAACTTTTTTCATCGGTGGATAAACTGTTGATTGAATTCTCTGCCCCGGTTCCCTCGCATTCAATTCGCCAATCCATCACCGCCCGCCATTCCAGAAGGCCCGTTCTTGGTGATCTGTTTCCCGACCCTACTGTTTTGCAAACTCCACCCCGTACCGCCGCGACATCGAATCCACATAATTGGAGGGTTCTTAGGTCTTGAAATTGTAATTTACCCGCCGCGACGCTCAGTATTCCCGACTGCTTTAGCTTTGCGGCCCAGGTCTGTAACTGATGATGGCTCCAAATTTGACACAATCCGGGACCGTTTTTATTAAAAGTGTCAATGGTGAGGGCGGGGACCTGGGTTTCTAGGGCAAATTGGAGCAACTCCGCAGGTTGGGGGGCGAGACAATCCCTGGCGTCCGCGTAACAGACCAGCACCCCCCGCGTCATCTGGGGCAAGGTTGCCTGCCAACGCAACCATGCGCTCCGCCAATCAATCTCTCTGCATCTTGCCAAGCCGATTTTGGCCCAGGAATAACCGTTCCAAGGGGTAGCTTTGGTTGTTTCCGGGGATAATTCCACCGAATGAGATCGCATGTTCGGAGCGGAATTTTGCTCGGACTCCCAATCGAATAACTCTCCCGCCGCCGCGCTTAAGGGGATTTTACCGGCATATTTAGAGGCAATCGCGCGGCGCACCTCCTCGGGGGCCGCTCCCAACGAGCCTAATGTGGGTTCCTTGATGTCTAAATAATTCACTCGGCAGGCAAACGCCAGTTCCGCCTCGGCCATATCCCTTACACTGACCAAAAGCTGTGTCATTTGGCCCCCTGTTGCGCGTCGTAAAGGGTTTGATTAATCCGCTGAATTAATTCCAAATTCAACGGTTCGCAATACAGACCCCGGATGGTGACTTCCCCCATGCACCACTTTCCCAGCGCGAGGGGCATGTCCCGGTGGGCGTATTCCTCGGCACTTTCGGCGAGTTTGAATACGATATTCCGGGTTTGCACATCTTTGCGGGGAGCGCCGGGTAGCTCCGTCACCCCGGTCCCCAATAAAGCGCATTCGGCAACTTCCAACGGAACCTCAATCGGCTGCGGTCCGGGCAAATAAAATTGCAAGCGATCCTGTTTTAGAACTACAACGGGTTGCCGCAGTTGCAGCCAGACTAGCCCCCCCCAAGCGAGTGCCAAGAGCAGGCCCAGAATTCCCAGACCCACGACTAGGGTGCCATTGGTGGTAATTCCCCACCCGCAAGTGACCGCCGCGATCAGAAACAGCAGCAGGGGAAAGACCAAGGCTCCCCATGCCAGGCGATGATTTGCGCGTAATAAAATTTGATCGGGCACTGTGCCAAAAATTAAAAAAGGGTACAGAAACGGGTAAAGCCAGTGCGGGAGGCCTGTTGCTAGGACGCACGGCGGGGGGAATTTGCCTTTTGTAAATCAGGGAATCACGATAAATTAACACTTTTGACTTAAAATTCCCACACTTGAGCGACCGCGTGACCCATCAGTTTATCACCAGCGCAGCGCATCTGCAGCGATTTTGTCAAGAAATATTGACAGAACCGTACATTGCGTTTGATACCGAGTTTGTCTCGGAACATACGTATCGGTCGGAACTCTGCTTGATTCAAGTCGCGGCGGGGGAACATCTGGCCGTGATCGACCCTTTGGCGGTGCGCGACATCAAACCCTTCTGGGACGCCATAGTCGCTCCGGGGCACCAGACGATCGTGCATGCCGGGCGGGAAGAGCTAAATTTTTGCCTGCAAGCCACGGGGGAGCGTCCCGCGGACCTGTTTGACGTGCAACTGGCCGCGGGTCTGGTGGGGAATGAATATCCCGCTGGATACGGCGCGCTGTTGCAACGGCTGTTGGGAATATCCCTGGAAAAAGGGGAAACCCGCACTGATTGGCGGCGGCGGCCTCTTTCCCGTTCGCAGCTGGAATATGCCCTGGACGATGTCCGGCATTTACGAGCCATACGCGATATCTTGACCGAAAAATTAACCTCCCGCGGACGCCTGGGCTGGCTCACGGCCGAGATGGAAGAATGGCAAGCGGAAGTGACAGAGTACCGCACGCGCGAGCACTGGTACAAAATCTCGGGAAATACCGGCCTTAGCCGTCGTTCGCTGGCGATCCTGCGCGAGTTATGGCACTGGCGCGAGGGACAGGCCAAAATGCTTAATCAACCCGCGCGCCGCGTGTTGCGGGACGACTTTTTGATAGAGCTAGCCAAACGCCGCAGCGCGGACATCAAGCAAATCCAGGCCATTCGCGGGTTGGAACGCTCGGACTACAAGCGTGTATTGCCGGAAATTGCCGACGCCATCGAGCGGGCCAATTCCTTGCCCGAGGGACAGCTTCCCGTTAGTCAAAAACGCGATTTGCCACAACAATTTACGCTGCTCGGCCAGTTCTTGTCCGCCGCGCTCAGTAGTATTTGCCGCTCGCAAAATGTGGCCATGGCCCTGGTGGGAACCGCCACCGACGTCCGCGACCTGATCGCCTATAGGTTGGGATACGACAGTGGCGAGCCGCCACTCCTAGCCCAGGGTTGGCGGGCCGAGGTTGTCGGCCAAATTATCGAGGATTTGCTGTCGGGCGAGCGCTGCATCCGGATCGTCGATCCGCAGTCAGATGATCCGCTGCGGTTCGATTTGCTCAATAAATCTCCAGAAGAAGATTCTCCCCCGAAATAACTTGGCGTGGAGGCTGTCGTCTGACGCTGATTTTTCTAGTAATTTGAGCAAAATAAATGCGTGCCAAGTAGTCCCTTTTGGGTTATGATAAAAAAGTTTGCGGGGGGGGAGGGTTCGACGCGCACGGGGAGAGGTGGACCCTTCTCCCGGCTTGCTCATGGTCAGCGTTGCCGCATCATCCCTGTCGCTGATTTTGCACTTCTTTTAATTTTTAAACATTCCAATTTTGGTTGATTTTATGACGCACAGTAGCTTCAGCAAAATTTGGATTTGTGTCAGTTTGTGCCTGTTGATCATTAGGCCGATTCAGGCGGAAAATCCCGTTCCAGAAACTAAATTAGGCGATACAAAGCTGGACGAAACTCGGCTTCCCCCTCCCAGCAAGGGGTTTGACTTTCATAAGGATATCCGCCCGATTCTGGAATCTTCTTGTTTGGCGTGCCACGGCGCGACCAAGCAAAACGGAGCATTCCGCCTGGATACCCGCGAGCATCTGCTCAAAGGGGGGGATAACGGCATCGCGCTGCATCTGGGGAAAAGCGCCGCCAGCCCCTTGATTGCCCGCGTCGCCCGGCTGGACAAAGAGACCGCCATGCCCCCTAAGGACGAATACGCCCTCAAGCCAGAGCAAATCTCGCTGTTACGGGCCTGGATCGACGCTGGCTTACCCTGGCCCGAAGGTTTTGTCATACGGGGCGAAGTGACCGCCGAGATCGAACTCGAGCCTGAACAACTGGCCAAACTTCCCCCCGCAGCCAATCGGCAAATTGATTTTATCAAGGATGTCCAGCCCATCTTTGCCGAAAACTGCTTTAGCTGTCATGGGCCGCATCGCCAGGAAGCCGGCTTTCGTCTGGATCACAAACCGACCGTCTTAGCCGGGGGAGAATTGGGCGTGGCATTGGCCCCGGGAAAGAGCGACAAATCGCTGTTGATTCACTTTGTGGCCGGGTTGCGTCCCGAAGGAACCATGCCCAAGAAAGGCGCTCCGCTGACCGCAGAACAAATCGGGATCCTCCGCGCCTGGATTGACCAAGGGGCGGATTACCCCGATTCCGCCAGCGTGGTGCTAAAAAATGCCCTGGATCATTGGGCGTTTAAGGCGCCCGTGCGACCACCAGTGCCGCAAAATGGCCACCCCCATCCTATTGACGCGTTTGTGTCGGAAAAACATGGCACGGCCGATTTGCGGTTCTCGCCACCAGCGGAAAAAGCCCAATTGTTGCGACGGGTGCATTTGGATTTGATCGGACTCCCCCCTACGGTGGCGGAGTTGGACGCGTTTTTGGCGGATAATAGCCCGGACGCCTTTATCAAGGTGGTGGATAAACTCTTGGCCTCTCCGCATTATGGCGAGCGTTGGGCCCGGCATTGGTTGGACGCCTCG includes the following:
- a CDS encoding SDR family oxidoreductase, whose amino-acid sequence is MRFSLVTGGAGFIGSHLVEALVRRGDRVRVLDNLSTGKLENLRHLQAEIELIEGDLCDPTAVQRAVTGVETIFHQAALASVQRSVEKPLDTHAACVTGTVQLIDSARRAGVRRIVYAASSSAYGNLPAASKRETDLPAPISPYGAAKYAAEQYLMAFAAMGEIEAVALRYFNVFGPRQDPHSEYSAVIPRFITAMLNQIPPTVYGDGEQSRDFTFVENVVRGNLLAADAPAANGKVLNLAAGHKVSLLELIAHLNTLLGTNIQPRHEPARVGDVRESMADITLARQILEYAPTVGFLEGLRRSIEYYVGLVRIG
- a CDS encoding tetratricopeptide repeat protein, which translates into the protein MAWLTRKNSVGNRLFLAMLAGLWVSGTVLALQPMNNPFENSEAGPAGNTQNNLSTARPGDVPGATSQQAAPPQTGVSGKTTTNNGVPSGNLGSQTSNPATNPNNTNPATNPLESAGPGNPANSTVTNPLTNPLDSAPAAESAAPASGIGTLPGLPESIQDTSPGTETLPGTGNADQLQAEAQRVMELYRAEKYQEVLDTLDKVDDAQKADPGYWLVKGLSHRMLQQYNEAIAAYTKGIELAPENGDLYLNRGVAWYHNKEYAVAILDFEEAAGLIYADPRPELWKGLSYMELGLPRLAIQSYSQSIKFNNKYIPAHVNRGLAYLSLDEFTPAVLDFHGAIRLNPADARIYFLRGVALARQDRHAQAIASFDTALRLDPKNADAAKNRALSAQKLSQGVAPPSPGQILSGLYQR
- a CDS encoding polyhydroxyalkanoic acid system family protein, coding for MPKISVTVPHTLDQPAALRSMQNLVTQTLARSSDRLSGVQHTWVGNLLEISFKAMGFDISGQLQVEPKEVHVTGQIPLAAYFFQSQIEGEIRQQLQRALTPAQTTV
- a CDS encoding (5-formylfuran-3-yl)methyl phosphate synthase, yielding MTQLLVSVRDMAEAELAFACRVNYLDIKEPTLGSLGAAPEEVRRAIASKYAGKIPLSAAAGELFDWESEQNSAPNMRSHSVELSPETTKATPWNGYSWAKIGLARCREIDWRSAWLRWQATLPQMTRGVLVCYADARDCLAPQPAELLQFALETQVPALTIDTFNKNGPGLCQIWSHHQLQTWAAKLKQSGILSVAAGKLQFQDLRTLQLCGFDVAAVRGGVCKTVGSGNRSPRTGLLEWRAVMDWRIECEGTGAENSINSLSTDEKSFINFLESVNCINKS
- a CDS encoding HRDC domain-containing protein — its product is MTHQFITSAAHLQRFCQEILTEPYIAFDTEFVSEHTYRSELCLIQVAAGEHLAVIDPLAVRDIKPFWDAIVAPGHQTIVHAGREELNFCLQATGERPADLFDVQLAAGLVGNEYPAGYGALLQRLLGISLEKGETRTDWRRRPLSRSQLEYALDDVRHLRAIRDILTEKLTSRGRLGWLTAEMEEWQAEVTEYRTREHWYKISGNTGLSRRSLAILRELWHWREGQAKMLNQPARRVLRDDFLIELAKRRSADIKQIQAIRGLERSDYKRVLPEIADAIERANSLPEGQLPVSQKRDLPQQFTLLGQFLSAALSSICRSQNVAMALVGTATDVRDLIAYRLGYDSGEPPLLAQGWRAEVVGQIIEDLLSGERCIRIVDPQSDDPLRFDLLNKSPEEDSPPK